The Streptomyces sp. GSL17-111 region CGACCCCAGCCCTGCTCCTCGTGGATGCCGCCGCCCAGGGTGTACATGACGGTGTCCAGGTCCGGGCAGACCTTCAGCCCGAAGAGGTGAATGTCGTCCCCGGTGTTGCCGATGACGGTGATGTCCGCGTCGGGCGCGGCCTGTTTGAGGCCGCGCAGGAACCGGGCGCCACCGATGCCTCCGGCCAGAACCACAATGCGCATGCGGCACAGTGTGTCAGCCGACGGGCAGGTCCCGGGCGGTGGGCGAGCAGCGCGGCGCGTGCATCGGCATCGCGGTCAGCCCGGGGAAGTACACGTGCAGGCTGACGGCCGGCTCCAGCGCGTCGTTGACGACCTCGTGCACGCGGCCGGGGGCGAGGACGCGCTGCGTCCCGGCGGCCAGCGTCCGCGTCAGCGTCCCGGTGTGCTCGGTGAGTTCGCCGTCCAGCACGGTCAGCACGCCGCTGGAGGGCCCGTGGTCGTGGCGGCCGCTGCCCTGCCCGGGCACCCAGCTGAGCAGCCACACCTCGTAGCCGGGGCCGGTGCGCAGCCGGTGGTACCAGCGGGTGGTGGCGTCGTAGCGGACGAGGGGCGCCCAGCCCGCGCGGTCGGCGGCGATCCGGCGCGCGAGTCCGGCGAAGGCCGCGACGGTGTGCGGGTGCTCGGGGGCGGGCGGCAGGAGGTGCGGTACGGCGAGGAGGTCGCCGGCGATTTCGACGTCGCTGTTCACGTTCTGGCGTTCCTGTGGGTGCGGTGCTGCGGGGCGGGGAGGGGGCGCGGACACGCGGGGGCGTCGGCGAGCGGAGGACTCGACGCCAGGCGGGAGCCCGGCGGGCCGGGACGGCGCGGCGGAGGGCTCAGCGGAGCGGAGGGCTCAGCGACAACAGGAACAGCGACAGCAGCGGACGACCCGGGCAGCGCGAAGAGCCCCGAGGGAACGGGACGGACGGTGCGCGGCGGACGTCGGCAGCTGAGCCATGGAACCAAGAACAGCGTGCGGCACGTCGAGCTGTCAACCGAAAGCGGGGGTTTGGTGGCAGCTGTCACTCCTTTCAGTGACGGAGAGTGCGGAAAGGTTTGTGCCCTTCGTTGGGGGATACATGGCGATCACTCGTGCGCTGGTCGGGAACCGTCGGGCGCACGTCCGTCGTTGTCGATCCGTGATCGCATTGTGATCTTGGTCGCTTCGACGGTGGCGCCGCAACGCGACCCGCCCCCTCCGTGGTCTTCCCCGACGGCGGAGGCGGGTCGCCGGTGGCGGGGTTCGTTGTCATCGTTTGTAGCGATTTCAACACTTACTGCGGAGGCTTGGTTCCGCAGAGTGAATAACGGGCTCAATAGCAGAACCCGGCTTGACGGCCCCTGAGCGGCGCACCTGTAATTTCACTCGTGTCGTTCGCGGGCGATAACAACGACATCACGGGGATGTAAAGACGACAAGGGGCGCGCACATGACCGAGCCGTTCCAGCAGCTGCTGGTGCAAGAGGCGG contains the following coding sequences:
- a CDS encoding cysteine dioxygenase, which produces MNSDVEIAGDLLAVPHLLPPAPEHPHTVAAFAGLARRIAADRAGWAPLVRYDATTRWYHRLRTGPGYEVWLLSWVPGQGSGRHDHGPSSGVLTVLDGELTEHTGTLTRTLAAGTQRVLAPGRVHEVVNDALEPAVSLHVYFPGLTAMPMHAPRCSPTARDLPVG